A stretch of Prinia subflava isolate CZ2003 ecotype Zambia chromosome 14, Cam_Psub_1.2, whole genome shotgun sequence DNA encodes these proteins:
- the SLC26A6 gene encoding solute carrier family 26 member 6, whose product MAAEMALTHRAPREVLSEAELEEMVQRKPPTKLSLRGCLRKTRCSGSAAKSLLFRFLPFLRWLPRYPIKDWLLGDIVSGFSVGIMHLPQGLAYALLAGLPPVTGLYSSFYPVFLYFFFGTSRHNSVGPFAVISVMIGSLTDSLVPSENFLESVNGSNATVNEELRDAARVELVATITVLTGIFQVALGLLQFGFVVTYLSDPLVRGYTTAASVHVLVSQLKNVFGVSQGEHSGPLSLFVTIIDLCKKLPDTNVGTLVTSIIAMAAILIVKELNHKFAAKLPMPIPIELITIIVSTGISYGVNLNDKFGISVVGNIPSGLKPPVAPNVSYFGQVVGNAFAIAVVGYAICISLGKIFALKHGYKVDSNQELIALGLCNFLGGFFQCFAISCSMSRSLVQESTGGNSQVAGVIASLVILVTILKIGELFRDLPKAILAAIIIVNLKGMFKQFSDLSTLWKSNQVDLLVWIVTFIATLLLNLDIGLAASVAFGLLTVIFRTQLPHYSILGRIYDTDVYRDVVEYEMAQEVPGVKIFRSSSTIYFANVELYAEALKQKSGIDVDRLIEKKKKALKKLKKQQKKLEKEKAKRKKNAEDGPGLAVIELSAGESSVLSEPTLHSLGLPQPSFYAIVLDFSPVSFVDTVSIKILKNIFRDFREIEVDVFIASCPVSVLAQLERGNFFSSAITKHSFFPSVHDAVVHISRERHQALVDHSTRM is encoded by the exons ATGGCAGCAGAGATGGCCCTGACCCACCGAGCACCCCGTGAGGTGCTGAGTGAGGCTGAACTGGAGGAGATGGTGCAGAGAAAACCTCCCACCAAGCTGTCTCTGCGTGGCTGTCTCCGCAAGACCAG ATGTTCGGGCTCTGCTGCCAAGTCCCTGCTGTTCCgcttcctgcccttcctgcGTTGGCTGCCCCGCTACCCCATCAAGGACTGGCTCCTGGGGGACATCGTTTCTGGCTTCAGTGTGGGCATCATGCACCTGCCCCAGG GGCTTGCCTATGcgctgctggctgggctgccGCCAGTCACGGGTCTCTACTCCTCCTTTTACCCCGTCTTCCTCTACTTCTTCTTTGGAACATCAAGGCACAATTCTGTGG GCCCCTTTGCTGTCATATCTGTCATGATTGGGAGCTTGACAGACTCCCTGGTGCCCAGCGAGAACTTCCTGGAGTCCGTCAATGGCAGCAATGCAACTGTCAATGAGGAATTGCGCGACGCTGCCAGGGTGGAGCTGGTGGCCACTATCACTGTCCTGACAGGTATCTTCCAG GTGGCCCTGGGCCTCCTGCAGTTTGGATTTGTGGTGACCTACCTCTCAGACCCTCTGGTGCGTGGCTACACTACTGCTGCCTCTGTGCACGTCCTCGTCTCCCAGctcaaaaatgtttttggaGTCTCCCAGGGCGAACACTCAGGGCCGCTCTCACTGTTTGTG ACCATCATCGATCTCTGCAAGAAGCTGCCAGACACCAATGTGGGCACCCTGGTGACTTCCATCATTGCCATGGCGGCCATCTTGATCGTGAAAGAGCTCAACCACAAGTTTGCTGCCAAATTGCCTATGCCCATCCCCATCGAGCTTATCACG ATCATCGTTTCCACTGGCATCTCCTATGGGGTCAACCTGAATGACAAGTTTGGCATCTCTGTAGTGGGCAACATCCCCAGCGG GCTGAAGCCACCTGTGGCCCCTAATGTCAGCTACTTTGGGCAGGTGGTGGGCAATGCCTTTGCCATTGCTGTGGTAGGCTATgccatctgcatctccctgggcaAAATCTTTGCTCTGAAACATGGCTATAAAGTCGACAGCAACCAG gagctgattGCATTGGGCCTCTGCAACTTCCTGGGAGGTTTCTTCCAGTGTTTTGCCATCAGCTGCTCCATGTCGAGGAGCCTGGTACAGGAGAGCACAGGGGGCAACAGCCAG GTAGCTGGTGTCATCGCATCTCTGGTCATCCTGGTGACCATTCTGAAGATTGGAGAGCTCTTCCGGGACCTGCCCAAG GCTATCTTAGCTGCCATCATCATTGTCAACCTCAAGGGTATGTTCAAGCAGTTCAGCGACCTCAGCACTCTCTGGAAGTCCAACCAGGTGGACCTG CTGGTCTGGATTGTGACATTCATAGCCACTCTCCTATTGAACTTGGACATAGGCCTGGCAGCCTCGGTGGCCTTTGGGTTGCTCACGGTCATCTTCCGTACCCAGCT TCCCCACTACTCCATCCTGGGGCGTATCTATGACACTGATGTCTACAGGGATGTGGTGGAATATGAGATG GCACAGGAGGTCCCTGGTGTGAAGATCTTCCGCTCTTCCTCCACCATCTATTTTGCGAACGTGGAGCTGTATGCTGAGGCCCTGAAGCAAAAG AGCGGCATTGATGTGGACCGCCTGAttgagaagaagaagaaggccctcaagaagctgaagaaacagcagaagaaactggagaaggaaaaggcaaaaaggaaaaag aaTGCAGAGGATGGTCCAGGCCTGGCAGTGATTGAGTTGAGTGCAGGAGAGAGCAGTGTGCTCTCAGAGCCCACCCTGCACAGCCtagggctgccccagcccagcttctACGCCATCGTCTTGGACTTCAGTCCTGTCAGCTTCGTGGACACTGTCTCCATCAAGATCCTGAAGAAT ATCTTCAGGGATTTCCGTGAGATAGAAGTTGATGTCTTTATTGCCAGCTGCCCGG TATCCGTCCTGGCCCAGCTGGAGCGGGGCAACTTCTTCAGTTCAGCCATCACCAAGCATTCCTTCTTCCCCTCGGTGCATGATGCCGTGGTGCACATCAGCAGGGAGCGGCACCAGGCCTTG GTGGACCACAGCACCAGAATGTAG